A stretch of Myxococcus hansupus DNA encodes these proteins:
- a CDS encoding pyridoxine 5'-phosphate synthase, producing the protein MGQRLGVNVDHVATLRQARRTTYPDPVTAAALAELAGAQQITIHLREDRRHIQDRDLRILRETVQSLLNLEMAATAEMVKIAYEHKPDVVTLVPERREELTTEGGLEVANQREHIAKIIKNLKDGEIAVSLFIDPDLDQVRAAHKVNADRIELHTGRYCEARNEKERARELARIVDAAKAGTKLGMGVAAGHGLNYDNVQPIARISEIDELNIGHAIVGRAVLVGFERAVREMLELMRNPG; encoded by the coding sequence ATGGGACAGCGACTGGGTGTCAACGTGGACCATGTGGCGACGCTGCGTCAGGCGCGGCGCACCACATATCCGGATCCGGTGACGGCCGCGGCGCTGGCGGAGCTCGCCGGCGCGCAGCAGATCACCATCCACCTGCGCGAGGACCGGCGGCATATCCAGGACCGGGATTTGCGCATCCTCCGTGAGACGGTGCAGTCGCTCCTGAACCTGGAGATGGCCGCCACCGCGGAGATGGTGAAGATCGCCTACGAGCACAAGCCGGACGTGGTGACGCTGGTGCCCGAGCGCCGCGAGGAGCTCACCACGGAGGGCGGCCTCGAGGTCGCCAATCAGCGCGAGCACATCGCGAAGATCATCAAGAACCTCAAGGATGGCGAAATCGCCGTCTCGTTGTTCATCGACCCGGACCTGGACCAGGTGCGGGCGGCGCACAAGGTGAACGCGGACCGCATCGAGCTGCACACCGGCCGCTACTGCGAGGCGCGCAACGAGAAGGAGCGGGCCCGGGAGCTGGCGCGCATCGTCGACGCGGCCAAGGCGGGCACCAAGCTGGGCATGGGCGTCGCCGCGGGCCACGGGCTCAACTACGACAACGTGCAGCCCATTGCCCGCATCAGCGAAATCGACGAGCTGAACATCGGGCACGCCATCGTCGGGCGCGCGGTGCTGGTGGGCTTCGAGCGGGCCGTCCGCGAGATGCTCGAGCTCATGCGCAACCCGGGGTAG